One window from the genome of Diabrotica virgifera virgifera chromosome 6, PGI_DIABVI_V3a encodes:
- the LOC126886287 gene encoding uncharacterized protein LOC126886287, with translation MDFCITQKQVPTVKRIHRTFAEEYNYSGSIESLRTVIRKMGFRWRKTRTNRKLLMEKPSIQHLRLNFLRIMKRYRNANRPIIYMDEPYVHSSHTYQKSWSDSSNKGIQKPVSKGQMLVIVHAGGESGFVKNAYLRYKPTIKTGDYHDAMNYDIYKKWLQEKLIPNLPPNSVLVIDNAPYHNVQTEKCPTMSSRKAEMQQWLTTRNISFTDDMLKFELYDIIKLHKPLFKAYEIDKILEDKGHSVLRLPKILSGFESYRVSMGFYEAICR, from the coding sequence ATGGATTTTTGTATAACACAAAAACAAGTCCCAACTGTGAAACGCATACACAGAACATTTGCAGAGGAGTACAACTACTCAGGTTCCATAGAAAGCCTACGAACAGTAATTAGAAAGATGGGATTTCGTTGGCGAAAAACCAGAactaatagaaaattattaatggaAAAGCCCAGTATTCAACATCTTAGACTGAATTTCTTACGTATTATGAAACGTTACAGAAACGCAAATCGCCCAATTATATACATGGATGAACCATACGTCCATTCATCTCATACCTACCAAAAGAGCTGGTCTGATAGTTCAAACAAGGGCATACAAAAACCAGTATCTAAAGGACAGATGCTTGTGATAGTGCATGCTGGAGGTGAAAGTGGTTTTGTTAAAAACGCTTATCTGCGCTACAAACCTACTATAAAAACAGGAGATTATCATGATGCAATGAACTACGACATTTACAAAAAGTGGCTTCAGGAAAAACTGATACCAAATTTGCCCCCGAACAGCGTTTTAGTGATTGATAATGCACCGTATCACAACGTACAAACTGAGAAATGTCCAACTATGTCTTCCAGGAAAGCAGAAATGCAGCAGTGGCTGACAACGCGAAATATTTCCTTTACAGATGACATGTTGAAATTTGAATTATACGACATTATAAAATTACACAAACCTCTGTTTAAAGCCTATGAAATTGACAAAATACTCGAGGATAAAGGACATTCAGTTTTACGGTTACCCAAGATATTATCCGGATTTGAATCCTATAGAGTTAGTATGGGCTTCTATGAAGCAATATGTCGCTGA
- the LOC126885892 gene encoding dosage compensation protein dpy-30-like: protein MNSTSNNSIASGSDPVITKSEEFINGNGENDEKYQPTTLTEAEIAAEVCHIAGNPTFCKVVKAALKMENQSEITKKSFADLMSLPTREYLDLTVVPILTSALIYLGKERPVNPIIALASFLIKNKAEYEASYDPGQATLLSNVTSSRELLITK, encoded by the coding sequence ATGAATTCAACATCGAATAATTCTATAGCATCTGGCTCTGATCCCGTAATAACCAAATCCGAAGAATTTATTAACGGTAATGGAGAAAACGATGAAAAATATCAACCAACAACACTAACAGAAGCAGAAATTGCAGCAGAAGTATGTCACATCGCTGGTAATCCAACCTTTTGCAAAGTTGTTAAAGCTGctttaaaaatggaaaatcaatCGGAGATAACCAAGAAGAGTTTTGCCGATTTAATGTCTCTTCCTACGAGAGAGTATTTGGACCTGACAGTAGTACCAATTTTAACGAGTGCTCTTATTTATTTGGGAAAAGAAAGACCCGTTAATCCAATAATCGCattggcttcatttttaattaaaaataaagcagaGTATGAAGCGAGTTATGATCCAGGGCAGGCAACTCTTCTATCTAATGTGACTTCTTCGAGGGAATTACTTATTaccaaataa